The following DNA comes from Mycobacteroides immunogenum.
GTGCTCGACCAGCGCGGTGCTGGCCGCACTAGGCATACGGGAATGGCGGCGCATCAACAGATCTAACGCTGAACACCAGGAGATGAGGGAGCAATGAGCGCGAGGCTCGAGGAGAACCGCCACAGCGTCAACACTGACCACGGCCGCCTCAGCTACCTCGATATCGGCACCGGCCCGGTCGTGGTGTTCGTTCACGGAGTGCTCACCAACAGCCTGCTCTGGCGCAACGTGGTGACCGCGGCCGCGGCAACTGGGCGGCGCTGTATTGCCCTGGATCTGCCCGGTCACGGACGCACATCCGTTCCGGCGGCACATGTCGACGTCACCCTGTCTGGGCTCGCCGAACTTGTCGTCGCCTTCCTCGACGGCATCGGAATCGACCAGTTCGACCTGGTGGCCAACGACACCGGGGGAGCGGTCGCGCAAATCATGGCCGCCGGCCACCCCCATCGAATCAGGACCTTGGCCCTGACCAACTGTGATACCGAAGGTCACGTGCCGCCGAAACTGTTCAAACCGGTAGTGGCGCTGGCCCGGCCATCACTGATGGCCGCGATCGGTCCACGATTTTTTGCGCGGCCCGCAGTGCTCAGAACGCTCTTGGGTGCTGGCTATCGGAAACCCGGCCGCCTGCCGGACGACATCGTCGAATCGTATGGACGGCCCGTGTTTGGCACCGCTGAGTCGTCACGCTTCCTGTCAAAGATGCTGCGGGCCATGGATACACGTGACCTTGAGGCTGCGCGCGCCGGTCTGGCGGCGTTCAGCAAGCCAACGTTGATCGCGTGGGGGCTAGGGGACTACTTCTTTCCACTCAAGTACGGGCAACGCCTGGCCGAACTTTTCGGTGGTCCCGTGACCTTCGAGACTGTGCCCGACGCCAAACTGTACTTTCCCGATGAGGACGCAGATCGGCTTCTGCCGCTGCTGTACAGACACTGGGATTCGGTGGGTCAGCGGGAACCCTCCGCCGAGGTGGGGGGTTGAGATGTTGGAGATGAAGCCCGACTGCGAGAAATGCGGAGCACCACTGAATCACGGCGCAACCGCATGGATTTGCAGTTATGAATGTACGTTCTGCCCCCAATGTCACAGTGCCCTGAAAACGTGCCCGAACTGCGGTGGCGAATTGACGACACGCCCGCGGAGGGGAACATCTACCGCTCCGGCTTCATGAGTCCGTCGATTTCCAGATACCGGGAGTCGATTACAAAATAGAGTTCAGAGAGTAGTATCAGGGTCTATGAGCGAATCCAAGCCGGGTCGCCGCGAGCGCTATGCCGCGCTGACACGCTCGGCGATAGTCGAGGCCGCCAGAATGCTATTTGTCGACCGAGGGTTCGACGACACATCGGTGGACGACATCGCCGACGCGGCCCAGGTGAGTAAAGGTGCCATCTACCACCACTTCAAAGACAAACAAGAGATATTCATCGACGTGTACCGCGATGCCACCAAAGGTGTCATCGAAAACGTCGTGAAGGTTCTCATCGATGTACCCGCCGGGTCATGGGATCGGATTGAAGCCGCGGCGAGCGCGGTGATCAAGGGATACACCGACAACCGTGAGCCGCGCGTGCTCGTACGTCAGGTCATGGGTGTGCTGGGCGCGGAACGCACCCAGGCACTGGAGGGTGAGTTGGCGCTACCCCTCATACGTACGCTGCTTACCGAAGCGGAAGAGAACGGCGAATTGCGGGACCTCTCGATCGAAAAGGCTTCCCAGCTGATTTTCCGTGTTCTGTGTGAATCTTCGTTATTGATCGCCAATTCCGCCGATTACACCGAAGCGGCGCAAGAGGTGGAAACAGTGATGTTGTACATGTTCGCCGGACTGCGTAAACCGCCGGCGACCGCACGCGCACGGCGTAAGAGCTAGCAGAGCCTCATGGAGACCATCGAGGTACGCCGCATCATCGCTGCCCCGATTGCCGACGTTTTCGACTGGGTCAGCAACGCTGATAATTACACCAACGCGCCGCTGTTCGTGGCGGCCAAGCTGGTACGTCCCGGCAGCGGTGCCGCATATGGAGCCGGCGCCATTCGGCGATTCATCTTCCCCTTCGCCGTTGTGCACGAAGAGATCACACACTTCGACCCACCCCACTCATTCGGCTATCGCGTCATCAAGAGCAACCCGCCGGTGCGGCACGAAGGCGGTGCGGTAGTCCTGACGTCAACTGCCCAGGGCACGAACCTCGTCTGGTCGTCCACCGCCGAGCTTCGGCTGCCCGTTCTCTCCGAACAAGCAACGCGACTGGTCTTGCCACGGCTATTTGGTCGAGCATTCTCTCAGGTCCTCGACGCTGCGCAATCCGCGCTTGAGGCTCGCGCCACCCGATAGGGCCGTCTAACGGGTGTTGTCGGTACCGCTCCAGCGATCGCGTTCGCCCAGGCCGGGTGCCCAGCCCGCGGCGGGGCGGCCCGCGTATGCAGGCACCGCGCGGTGAATCCCGATCTCGGGAATGTGGTTATGCACCACGATGCCGGATTCTTGCAGCGGACCGGCAATATCGGCCAGGGTGAACGCTTCGTTAGCGTCCAGGCAGCCGCGGCCCGCGAGATGCTCGCTGTTGAGGAGCTGCGCGGCCATCACCTCGGCGGCCTTGGCGGAACCGAGGTACCACCCGCTGCAGGTGATGATTCTGGAATGCTCGAAATCGGGCGTTTTCAAGGAAACCCAAATGGAAACGGGCTCCTGCGTGGGGGTCTCAAACCTGCGCTGAAATCTCAAGAACGGCCACAACGGAAGCCGTCCCAAGATGTCACGCTTGTTCAAGCGCACAATCCAGGAGTTGAGTCGGCGGTTGTCGATGTAGCAGTAAGCGCGAACCATGCGGCCTGCGGCCAGCCGCTGCACCCAGCCGTCGTTACGTTCGGACCATCCGATGCACTCGGTGTCACCAATCGGCTCCGGGAACGAAATGACCACCGCGTCATGAGAGCCCGAGTAAGCCCCGTGCCGCCCTGATGTGGTGAAGTTTGCGTGGACCATCCGAATTCCTTCGGTGCCCCGATACCCATTCCACGGCAGCGGTACGGCGATCGTGATGCGCCCCTTCCAGTACCGGTCAAACGAAAGTAGATCTCTGACAACCAGATTCGTTACGCCTGGCGCGAGACCGGCATTCAGCACAACGGTCCCTGAGGCATTCAGATATTGGTTCCGCAACCCTTGTTGTGCGGACATCTCGGTGATGGCGAGGCTGAGCAGCTTGGCCCCGGTGGTCAACGCAATCCTTTCGGCCGTGTAGTTCAGCGGCACCGTGTTCACAACGATGTCCGCTTCAGCCATGGCTTCGGCAACGGAATGCTCATCCTCGAGATCGACATAGACGGAATCGGATTGTCCATCGGGAGTGCGCAGGCCCCGCACTACATTCCAGTGACGGGCACTGAATACATCGCAAACAGCCTTGCCCAGCGCCCCCGATGCGCCAATGACAAGAACCTTCGGCTGGATATTGCTCATGAGCAGGGCGCTCCCTTCGGTCTAACTAATGTCAAGTCGGTGAAGCAGCTGCCCTCAAAGTAACCGACTTCGAGTCGGTAGGCAAGTAGTAGTCGGTTGCAATATTTCGGTATGGAGATAGCGGCCGGGCTGCCGCGATGACTGGGAATCGGAATCGGTGTACCGATGTGCGGAGATTCCTGAGTCGGTCAGTGGCTGATCGTGTTGTGGTGCAGACGATTAGCGCAACTGCACGACGTCGAAACGGTTCCCCTCGGGATCCTCCAGGGTGACGAAATCGGCTGCCGGCGGGCGCGGCCAGTCGATGCGTTTGGCGCCGAGGCCGAGGAGTCGCGTCACCTCGCGTTCCTGGTCGTGTGTGTAGAGGTCCAGATGGGTACGCGGAGGTACCTGCGCGACCGAATGCCGTTTGTCCAGTGAGAGGTTGGGGCCGACACCGCTTCGCGGCGCCAGTACCGCCCAGTCCTCACTCGGTGCTTGGCGTGGGGCGTAGTCCAAAGCCGCGGACCAGAACCGTAGCTGGCGGTCCAGGTCGTCGACCCGCAGGACTATCGCGCCGATGCGTACCGGAGTCATACCTTCATGCTGACAGTTGCCGCGAGCCTGTTCAGTGTTTCTCGCATGGCTCGATGATTTACCGTGGGAAATCGCGCCAGCTCGAGCAACCATGGTGCGATGTTGGTTGAGTAATCGAAGGTTTCCCGCACCAGGGTTCGTGTCGGCGTCAGCGGTTCCAGCTCGTATCGCCAGGTGTGCCGGCCGAAGTTCTGCCAGGCGATTCGGTACGGTTCGTCGAATTCGGTGACGACATTCGTCAGCCGGCCGCGGTGCGTGAGCGCGACGGCCGCTTGGACGAGCGCGGAGAGGGTCAGATTCGACGGCCTGGTGCGCATTCGCATGGTGAATATCGCGCCCGGATGGAGGCGGTCGGGTGCGTCCAGCATGGGAGTGCGCACCGCATCCGTCCCGTCGAGCGCGGCATGATTCGCCGGATTGGCCAGCACATCGAATATCCGTGACGCGGCGCTGTCGATAACCAGCTCGACGGCCACGGTGCGATCCTCGGTCGGTATCATTAGGCATATGATAGGCACGCGCACATCATTTAACAATGAATATGATCGGACGATTCGACTAGTGTGGTGCCCGTGGCGCAACAGAATCCCGAAGGCCGGCCCGATCTCGCGGCGCTGATGGTTCCGCTCGGCCGGTCCTTGATGCGTGCGGAGTTGCCTCTTTTGGAGGCGCACGGTGTATCGATGTGGGCCTACGCCGTGCTTACGGCATTGCGCGACAATGAGGCAAGCAGTCAGGCCAGCCTGGCCGATGCCATTGGCGCCGACCGTACCCGCATCATCGCGGTACTGGACGATTTGCAGGAACGGAATTTGATCAATCGGCAACCCGACCCCAGTGATCGGCGAAGCAATCTGCTCTCACTGACCGCGGCCGGCCGCAAAACCGTTGCGGCGGCGCAGAAAGCGATTCAAGACAACGAAAGACGGATCTTGGCCGGCGTATCGGCGGCGGATCGCGACGCATTCTTGCGCGTACTGACGCATTTGGCGAGCCTTGGCGATGCGGAGATCGCGCCCAGAAGCTAGGCCGCTGGCGAGATCGCCTTCGATGCGGCGGTACCGAACCGCATGTTCTCGTCAATCCGATCGCGGTGGAACGCAAGAAAATCCAGCACATAGTTGTGCCGGATGGCCCACGGCCCCGACACTCCCGAGCGCGGCATATGGGCATCTCCACGCTGCACGTATCCGGAAGACAGATTGAAGAATGGCCGCGCTTCGAGTTCCTCGCCGTGACGGTCCGGATAGGCGTGGGTGTATCCGCGCCTATCCATGTAGTCGAGAAGCCGCACCACGGCCCGCGCGCTCAGATCGGCGCGCAGTGTCCATGACGCATTGGTGTACCCCACGCTCCATGCGGCGTTCGGCACGCCCTCGATGAGATAGCCCTTGTAGATGAACCGGCTGGGGGAGTCGATGGGGAGGCCGTCCACACTCAACGCGATGCCCCCAAAAATCTGCAGGTTCAACCCCGTTGCGGTGATCACCACATCGGCAGGCAGTTCCTCGCCCGAGCCCAGCCGGATACCAGAAGGGGTGAAGGTGTCGATGGTGTCGGTGACCATCCGGACTCCGCCGTTGCTGATGGCCTCGAAGAGGTCGCCGTCGGTGTCTGCGCACACGCGCTGATCCCACGGGTTGTAGCGCGGCGTGAAGTGCACATCGACCGGGTAATCGGCGGGGAGCAGCTTGGTGATGCGGCGCCTGAGGAACCATTTCGCGAAACCGGGTGCCTTGCGGCATACCTGGTACATGATCCAGTTGAATCCACCCAGCCAGATGCGTGCGAAATGTTGGACAACGCTGAGTGGTAGCACTTTTCGAGCTAAATTCACCACCGTGTCGACGCGGGCGATCGGGTAGATGTAGCTCGGGGAACGCTGCAGCATGCTCACCTTGGCGCCGGCGCGCGCCAGCGAGGGCACCAGGGTAATGGCCGTGGCGCCGCTGCCGATGACCGTCACCTGCTTGCCGGCGCAGTCCAGGTCCTCGGGCCAGTGCTGGGGATGGATCAATTGTCCGGAGAAGTTCTCCACCCCGGGGAACTCCGGCGTGTATCCATCGTCATAGTTGTAGTAGCCGGTGCACAGGTACAGGAACCGTGCGCGATAGGTCATCGTCCCTTCCGGGGTCTCGACGCGCACTGACCAGGTATCGGTGCCGGTTCCGAAGTCGGCGCCAGTGACCTTCGCGGAGAAGGTGATACGCCCGGCGATGTCGTAGTCCCGGGCAGCGTGCTCCAAATAGTCACGAATGTCCGCACCGTCGGCGATGGTGTTACGTTCGTGCCAGGGGTGGTAGCCAAAACTCAGCGTGTAGATATCGCTGTCGGAGCGTATTCCTGGGTACCGGAACAGGTCCCAGGTTCCGCCGATGCGTTCGCGGCGCTCGACGATGCGGAAACTGCGTCCGGCGGCGCTCAACCGGATGGCCGCATTGATGCCGGAGATTCCGGCACCCACGATGAGAACGTCTACGAGCTCGTCTCTCGACATATCCGACATGATGCTCCTGATCGTCGTTGATGAGACAACATCTGATCCATCACGCTACCTCGTGAGGGGTGCCCGATAGCCCGAGAGTGCTTGCAAGACCGGTGCGGCGGCTCGGGCTGCCATCACCGCGTATGCCTCTTCGGTCTGCATCGCGATGTCGCGCGGATCCCGGGAACCCTGCTCGATCCGGTCCCGCACGAAGGCGAGTTCCACGACTTGCGCCGCGAAATTCTTCACCGCGGCAGCTCCAGGACCTCCGCTGATTCCTCTGGCCGTCGCAATAGCGTGTTTGCGTTCCTTGAGTGATCCGAGCCAGGTTGCCTCATTGGGGGTGATCAGCCCGGCTGCCACCATGCCCGGTAGCTTCGCGGCGACCACGCGCTGTTCCTTGCGCCGGCTCCGCACGCCGACCACGATCATCAGCACGAACATCGGCACCATCCACAACACGTACACGGCCAGGTAGCCCTTGAATCCGAGGAAGGAAGAGCCGTTCCATAGCCCGTGCATGAGCACGGCGACCAGGTATCCAGCCGCGATGCAGAGAAGTTTCCCTGCGGCACTGCGTTGCCGCAGGGCGTAGTACACGCCGACGCCGGTCATGCTCGTGAACAGCGAATGCGCGAACGGGCCGAGTCCGAGGCGGACTATCGCGGTCAGCACCGACTCGCCGAGGGTGTTGCCACTACCTATGTAGGCGATGTCTTCGAGCCATGCGAATCCGGCGGCGGTGATGCCCGCGTACACCAGGCAATCGGTCAGTGAGTTGAGTTCAAGGCGGCGCCGACCCGTCAGCATCAGGAGCAGAAATGCGCCCTTGGCGGCCTCTTCGATGAAGGGCGCACGGATGGCGACCGACGCGAAGGACGTGCTGCCGTCCGGCGAGCCCAAGGCCACCTCAAGAACGATCGAGACGATGACGGCGAGTGACGCGCCCCAGACAAACGCCAGTACAAGGAGCCGTGAGGGCTCGGGTTCCCAGCGATCCAGCCACAGATAACACAGCACCACGATCCCGATCGCGACGCTGGAGAGAACCAGCCCGATCATCGCGCCGACCGGATTGGACAGGAGCAGGCCCGCGATGATCAACCCCGTCACCAGGGCAAGGGCGATGATGACGCCGATCGGCGCGCCCACCTTCTTGATCCGCTGGCCGAATCCGGGCATGGGCGGCATAGGTGCGGGCGTGGGCGCGTAGGACACCACCGAAGAGTAGCTGTGCGCCCACTGGCTGGTGTCGCGACGGCCCGTCGGCGTTGCCCGTCGGGGTGGCCGGGTTTGTGCTGGTGGAGGGCGGTCTAGTAAGGTGAACTGCATCTCTGCCGAATGTGCGGAGGTAAAAGCGCGTCCGCAGCTGAGGCTAGCTGCACCAGCATTGTCCCTACTACA
Coding sequences within:
- a CDS encoding alpha/beta fold hydrolase, producing MSARLEENRHSVNTDHGRLSYLDIGTGPVVVFVHGVLTNSLLWRNVVTAAAATGRRCIALDLPGHGRTSVPAAHVDVTLSGLAELVVAFLDGIGIDQFDLVANDTGGAVAQIMAAGHPHRIRTLALTNCDTEGHVPPKLFKPVVALARPSLMAAIGPRFFARPAVLRTLLGAGYRKPGRLPDDIVESYGRPVFGTAESSRFLSKMLRAMDTRDLEAARAGLAAFSKPTLIAWGLGDYFFPLKYGQRLAELFGGPVTFETVPDAKLYFPDEDADRLLPLLYRHWDSVGQREPSAEVGG
- a CDS encoding MarR family winged helix-turn-helix transcriptional regulator, with the protein product MAQQNPEGRPDLAALMVPLGRSLMRAELPLLEAHGVSMWAYAVLTALRDNEASSQASLADAIGADRTRIIAVLDDLQERNLINRQPDPSDRRSNLLSLTAAGRKTVAAAQKAIQDNERRILAGVSAADRDAFLRVLTHLASLGDAEIAPRS
- a CDS encoding TetR/AcrR family transcriptional regulator, translated to MSESKPGRRERYAALTRSAIVEAARMLFVDRGFDDTSVDDIADAAQVSKGAIYHHFKDKQEIFIDVYRDATKGVIENVVKVLIDVPAGSWDRIEAAASAVIKGYTDNREPRVLVRQVMGVLGAERTQALEGELALPLIRTLLTEAEENGELRDLSIEKASQLIFRVLCESSLLIANSADYTEAAQEVETVMLYMFAGLRKPPATARARRKS
- a CDS encoding SRPBCC family protein, which gives rise to METIEVRRIIAAPIADVFDWVSNADNYTNAPLFVAAKLVRPGSGAAYGAGAIRRFIFPFAVVHEEITHFDPPHSFGYRVIKSNPPVRHEGGAVVLTSTAQGTNLVWSSTAELRLPVLSEQATRLVLPRLFGRAFSQVLDAAQSALEARATR
- a CDS encoding DUF1272 domain-containing protein, which translates into the protein MKPDCEKCGAPLNHGATAWICSYECTFCPQCHSALKTCPNCGGELTTRPRRGTSTAPAS
- a CDS encoding NAD-dependent epimerase/dehydratase family protein — translated: MSNIQPKVLVIGASGALGKAVCDVFSARHWNVVRGLRTPDGQSDSVYVDLEDEHSVAEAMAEADIVVNTVPLNYTAERIALTTGAKLLSLAITEMSAQQGLRNQYLNASGTVVLNAGLAPGVTNLVVRDLLSFDRYWKGRITIAVPLPWNGYRGTEGIRMVHANFTTSGRHGAYSGSHDAVVISFPEPIGDTECIGWSERNDGWVQRLAAGRMVRAYCYIDNRRLNSWIVRLNKRDILGRLPLWPFLRFQRRFETPTQEPVSIWVSLKTPDFEHSRIITCSGWYLGSAKAAEVMAAQLLNSEHLAGRGCLDANEAFTLADIAGPLQESGIVVHNHIPEIGIHRAVPAYAGRPAAGWAPGLGERDRWSGTDNTR
- a CDS encoding PrsW family intramembrane metalloprotease; amino-acid sequence: MPGFGQRIKKVGAPIGVIIALALVTGLIIAGLLLSNPVGAMIGLVLSSVAIGIVVLCYLWLDRWEPEPSRLLVLAFVWGASLAVIVSIVLEVALGSPDGSTSFASVAIRAPFIEEAAKGAFLLLMLTGRRRLELNSLTDCLVYAGITAAGFAWLEDIAYIGSGNTLGESVLTAIVRLGLGPFAHSLFTSMTGVGVYYALRQRSAAGKLLCIAAGYLVAVLMHGLWNGSSFLGFKGYLAVYVLWMVPMFVLMIVVGVRSRRKEQRVVAAKLPGMVAAGLITPNEATWLGSLKERKHAIATARGISGGPGAAAVKNFAAQVVELAFVRDRIEQGSRDPRDIAMQTEEAYAVMAARAAAPVLQALSGYRAPLTR
- a CDS encoding flavin-containing monooxygenase, with protein sequence MSDMSRDELVDVLIVGAGISGINAAIRLSAAGRSFRIVERRERIGGTWDLFRYPGIRSDSDIYTLSFGYHPWHERNTIADGADIRDYLEHAARDYDIAGRITFSAKVTGADFGTGTDTWSVRVETPEGTMTYRARFLYLCTGYYNYDDGYTPEFPGVENFSGQLIHPQHWPEDLDCAGKQVTVIGSGATAITLVPSLARAGAKVSMLQRSPSYIYPIARVDTVVNLARKVLPLSVVQHFARIWLGGFNWIMYQVCRKAPGFAKWFLRRRITKLLPADYPVDVHFTPRYNPWDQRVCADTDGDLFEAISNGGVRMVTDTIDTFTPSGIRLGSGEELPADVVITATGLNLQIFGGIALSVDGLPIDSPSRFIYKGYLIEGVPNAAWSVGYTNASWTLRADLSARAVVRLLDYMDRRGYTHAYPDRHGEELEARPFFNLSSGYVQRGDAHMPRSGVSGPWAIRHNYVLDFLAFHRDRIDENMRFGTAASKAISPAA
- a CDS encoding VOC family protein; its protein translation is MTPVRIGAIVLRVDDLDRQLRFWSAALDYAPRQAPSEDWAVLAPRSGVGPNLSLDKRHSVAQVPPRTHLDLYTHDQEREVTRLLGLGAKRIDWPRPPAADFVTLEDPEGNRFDVVQLR
- a CDS encoding SRPBCC family protein; this translates as MIPTEDRTVAVELVIDSAASRIFDVLANPANHAALDGTDAVRTPMLDAPDRLHPGAIFTMRMRTRPSNLTLSALVQAAVALTHRGRLTNVVTEFDEPYRIAWQNFGRHTWRYELEPLTPTRTLVRETFDYSTNIAPWLLELARFPTVNHRAMRETLNRLAATVSMKV